The Clostridiales bacterium DNA segment TGTTGATTGGTATCTAAAAAGAGGAGACTGGCATAAGGTAAATATTATTCGTTTTCCTTCAGGAATACGTGCATTGTCCGATTATGCGCATTCTAAAGGATTAAAATTTGGGATATGGTGTGAAATAGAAGCTGTAGGGAAAAAAGCGGATATCGCTATGATGCATCCGGAATACATTGCACAGAGAGATGGCAAGCCTTTAGGATATATGTGCATGGGAAATCCTGGAACGGTAAAATGGGCATTTAGCGTTGTAGAGAAACTTATAAATGATTATGGCGCTGATTGGATAAAGTTCGACTTTAATTTAAATCCAGGTGCAGGATGTAACAGAAAAGATCACGGTCATGGTGAAGGAGACGGTTTATATGAACATTACAGGGGATATTATAGGCTTCTTTCTATGATAAGGGAAAAATATCCGAATGTATTTATTGAAAACTGTTCATCAGGCGGACTCAGGGTGGACCTTGGCATTATGAAATATGTACATGCATCATTCCTCAGCGATCCTGATAATACAGTTCATCATTTGCAGACATTCTGGGGCCAGTCAGTGATGCTGCATCCTTCTGTATGCTACCATTTTACCTGGTCGCAAAACAGGGTATTCTATGAAAGCAATATTGATAAAGATCCTATCAAAGATGATATGAAACAGTCTAAACTTGATTATATAGTGCGTGCAGATATGCTTGATATGCTTGGATATTCATACAGGCTTCCTGAACTTCCGAAGTGGTGCGCTGAGAGAATAAGTTATCACAGCAAACTTTACAAGGAAGTAATAGGCAGATTTATAAAAGAAGCTGATATGTATCATCTTACAGGGCAGGCACTGGACAGCGGCAGGGGAGATAAGTGGAATTCCTTCCTGTATGTTATGGAAAATAAGGAGGAAGCTGTTATGTTCGTATTCAGGCTTCCGTGTGGAGAAAACGAGAGAAAAATAGTTCTAAAAGGTTTGATTGATGATGCAGTATATAAGGTTCGATTTGAGGATAGGGGTATTTGCTATAAGATAAGCGGAGAAGACCTAATGAAGAATGGGATACTTTTTACTGATATGGAAGAAGAATCATCAGAAATAATTTATATCAACAAAGTAAATTAGATGAAATAATTGTGGGAGGAGAATTTGATCATGTGGCCATATTTGCAAAGAAGTATGGCGATGATGTTTTATTGCTGTAAATGAATGACTTAACGTAGATTCGTATTTTGACAGCCATATGGGTTTTGAAAGAAGGCTTATAGAAAATCCTGAAAATACAGCGTATTAT contains these protein-coding regions:
- a CDS encoding alpha-galactosidase, yielding MINGFGIEYKGNLLSENIGFKKTQNSRKLKNKNGSIKTIDIYVSDANDLEIRNVIVEYPNSSIIEKWVEIKNISANEIKITRVDSINGLLPSGEYKLRYFNSQAGGEFCPVDIPLQGTKVLEVTSGRSSNGMNPWFCIEGMDGSILSCAIAWSGNWIVRFEPQTDGRYKISGGLSNWDFFKILKPGETMEGIHMIYTFLPEGDFDRSCIEFGRWGRKFLYPKNPISEGMIVTWNHWWPYEDVEINEDVFKENIDMCHSIGADISILDAGWFGEPDKNCNSNKAGWSENVDWYLKRGDWHKVNIIRFPSGIRALSDYAHSKGLKFGIWCEIEAVGKKADIAMMHPEYIAQRDGKPLGYMCMGNPGTVKWAFSVVEKLINDYGADWIKFDFNLNPGAGCNRKDHGHGEGDGLYEHYRGYYRLLSMIREKYPNVFIENCSSGGLRVDLGIMKYVHASFLSDPDNTVHHLQTFWGQSVMLHPSVCYHFTWSQNRVFYESNIDKDPIKDDMKQSKLDYIVRADMLDMLGYSYRLPELPKWCAERISYHSKLYKEVIGRFIKEADMYHLTGQALDSGRGDKWNSFLYVMENKEEAVMFVFRLPCGENERKIVLKGLIDDAVYKVRFEDRGICYKISGEDLMKNGILFTDMEEESSEIIYINKVN